From the genome of Candidatus Promineifilum breve, one region includes:
- a CDS encoding FHA domain-containing protein — MSAFKKSYIPLIGALLVVVGFFLPWLSIDALDLLAGEFGGELNSSAFGLANLGRSELMDLVPEARVLLALWAFLIIGLAVLGLGAWALRDPSKERVAAQWQFVAGIVGLSLIIGPLLYIFVAEPELSFAIDTLLNPGIGFWLSILGLVAIVIGATLVLREFRAGLAGHAPLDYGGYPQTSTGGVGIGYGVGTIDGGEANYQPPAPSFTAPVTMNEPPPAPPRHATEVLDRRDPLAMAWLVMKDGPRAGHTFRLLETTSIGRDAGNDVIIDDVSLSGQHAKVKFEDGDHYVIYDLASTNGLFYYDEAKQEWVRDYRIALKDGQQVKLGRTVLHFMAPKIDKSAM, encoded by the coding sequence ATGTCCGCTTTCAAGAAGTCTTACATCCCGCTCATCGGCGCCCTGCTCGTCGTGGTGGGGTTCTTCCTGCCGTGGCTTTCCATTGATGCGCTGGATCTATTGGCGGGGGAATTCGGCGGCGAATTAAACTCGTCCGCCTTTGGATTGGCTAATCTGGGACGGAGCGAGTTAATGGATTTGGTACCCGAAGCGCGGGTGCTCCTAGCCCTGTGGGCCTTTTTAATCATTGGCCTGGCCGTCCTCGGATTGGGTGCCTGGGCGCTGCGTGATCCGTCCAAGGAGCGCGTCGCCGCCCAATGGCAGTTCGTTGCCGGCATCGTGGGCTTGTCCTTGATCATTGGCCCGCTGCTCTACATCTTCGTGGCTGAACCCGAGCTGTCCTTCGCCATCGATACCCTGCTTAATCCGGGAATCGGCTTTTGGCTGTCCATCCTTGGCCTGGTGGCGATCGTGATCGGCGCTACCCTCGTCTTACGCGAATTCCGCGCCGGGCTGGCCGGCCATGCCCCGCTCGACTACGGCGGCTATCCCCAAACGAGCACCGGCGGCGTGGGCATCGGCTATGGCGTCGGGACGATCGACGGCGGCGAGGCCAACTATCAGCCGCCGGCCCCCAGTTTCACCGCCCCGGTCACGATGAATGAGCCGCCGCCCGCCCCGCCGCGCCACGCCACCGAAGTGCTCGACCGGCGCGACCCGCTGGCGATGGCCTGGCTGGTGATGAAAGACGGCCCGCGCGCCGGCCACACCTTCCGGCTGCTGGAGACGACCAGCATCGGCCGCGACGCCGGCAACGACGTCATCATCGACGACGTGTCGCTGTCGGGCCAGCATGCCAAGGTCAAGTTCGAGGACGGCGATCATTACGTCATCTACGACCTGGCCAGCACCAACGGCCTGTTCTACTACGACGAGGCCAAGCAGGAGTGGGTGCGCGACTATCGCATCGCGCTGAAGGACGGCCAGCAGGTGAAGCTGGGGCGCACCGTGCTCCATTTCATGGCCCCCAAAATCGACAAGAGCGCCATGTAG
- a CDS encoding AAA-like domain-containing protein, whose translation MSAHVSGRPFFYVDGAIPYDAPCYVERSADKQLRRLVADGELAYVLTASQMGKTSLIFRAQDYLREHRIPTAYIDLQSFGSGPGVTVDLWCLSFLNQVAEQMDIAVDVAGWWLDHDGLTPLDRLLTFLRRVVCVQTGGAAAIFVDEVGVIVHLAFGDDFLNGIRALHQSLGAQEPHYRLAFVLIGMIAPDQLIRDRTAARFNVGVRVPLGDLTLDEAGVLLDGLAGQDPAILHRVFHWTNGHPYLTQRICLAIAQEGSRPWTESDVDTQVKYLLLADEARELDSNLSYVRDALLLSPNRDELLRLYGAVCHGRRVRHQEQSPIQRELRFYGLVRPNSEGNLAVANPIYERVFNSRWVRNNSTWRWLWVVPRSAWVGAGVVLLLFGLLLISLARARSSERLALTRRLFAESAAVLDSQYDLGLLLGVEAYRLSPTAETAAFLRSDLSANPYLAAFLRAHEAQVNVVAAAGDGARFASADEAGQIVLWDAADLSPRPLTPAAAAAINAVGGVNAVGGVNALAFSAAGDLLAAGGCAAAPEPVACTEGEVTLWDTAGGQRLAAWPGHDDLVVGVAFNADGRYLASIGATTLIVRGLPDGKQLWAYTMAEGHRLTSLAFHPTDPDRLVFGDGAGTLRLANLATGTVELEFAAHADTLSALAFSDDGRRLASGGRDGSLAVWDAASWEPVVSSFAGHAGPVHDLAFDAAGRLFSTGGDGRIVQWAADGSTGRPAAELSLPDQGATGWSMAVADTPRGPTLLSIADEAIVVWDLAGDAARGRRLWGHDGGALGLDFHPADGRTLASAGADGTIRLWDTSLESPASPPPNGSPASPPADGSPSSPPPNGSPASPPADGSPASPPATPLVGHEGSVRRVVYQPGGDLLASTGHDGRVLLWDMAADPPAAVELGRHDARARALAFSPDGARLASADDQGRLHIWDVATGALVFNIDEAHSGEIFDVAYSPDGRLLATGSWDDTVRFWDAATLAPLGEPLAVGLEEVWDIAFSPDSRLLAVAGAPETVVLIDVAGRVVSGPLLTGQTPRVNALAFTPDGTLLATAGKDGTIALWDVAGRQGVGLPLDIHETEIYALAFSPDGRRLASADLNGLIFLTVMDHPQPADLACAIAGRNLTPEEKAQYVGPSASDEAACP comes from the coding sequence ATGTCAGCACACGTTAGCGGACGCCCATTTTTCTACGTGGATGGGGCCATCCCGTATGATGCCCCCTGCTACGTGGAGCGTTCGGCCGATAAGCAATTACGCCGGCTGGTGGCCGATGGTGAGTTGGCCTACGTGCTGACCGCCTCGCAGATGGGCAAGACCAGCCTCATCTTCCGCGCCCAGGATTATCTGCGCGAGCACCGCATCCCCACCGCCTACATCGACCTGCAAAGCTTCGGCAGCGGCCCCGGCGTCACCGTCGATCTGTGGTGCCTCAGCTTCCTGAACCAGGTGGCCGAGCAGATGGACATCGCCGTCGACGTGGCCGGCTGGTGGCTCGACCACGACGGCCTGACCCCGCTCGACCGCCTGCTGACCTTCTTGCGGCGGGTCGTCTGCGTCCAAACCGGCGGCGCGGCGGCCATCTTCGTCGATGAAGTCGGCGTGATCGTTCACCTGGCGTTCGGCGACGACTTTCTGAACGGCATTCGCGCGCTTCATCAATCCCTGGGGGCGCAGGAGCCGCATTACCGGCTGGCCTTCGTGCTCATCGGCATGATCGCCCCCGACCAACTGATTCGCGACCGGACGGCGGCCCGCTTCAACGTCGGCGTACGCGTCCCCCTGGGCGATCTGACCCTCGACGAGGCCGGGGTGCTGCTCGATGGGCTGGCGGGTCAGGACCCGGCCATCCTGCACCGTGTTTTCCATTGGACCAACGGCCACCCCTATCTGACGCAGCGCATCTGTCTGGCCATTGCCCAGGAAGGTAGCCGCCCGTGGACCGAAAGTGACGTCGATACCCAGGTCAAATATCTCTTGCTGGCCGACGAGGCCCGCGAGCTGGATTCCAACCTGTCCTACGTGCGCGACGCGCTGCTGCTGAGTCCGAACCGGGACGAGCTATTGCGCCTCTATGGGGCCGTCTGCCACGGCCGGCGCGTGCGCCACCAGGAGCAATCGCCCATCCAGCGCGAATTGCGCTTCTACGGGCTGGTGCGGCCCAACTCCGAGGGCAATCTGGCCGTGGCCAATCCCATCTATGAGCGCGTCTTCAACTCCCGTTGGGTGCGCAACAATAGCACCTGGCGCTGGTTGTGGGTCGTGCCGCGCTCCGCCTGGGTCGGGGCCGGCGTGGTGCTCCTGCTCTTCGGGCTGCTCTTAATCTCGCTGGCGCGGGCCAGAAGCAGCGAACGGTTGGCTCTGACCCGCCGGCTATTCGCCGAGAGCGCCGCCGTGCTGGACTCGCAATACGACCTGGGGCTGCTGCTGGGGGTCGAGGCCTATCGCCTGTCGCCCACGGCCGAGACGGCCGCCTTCCTGCGTTCCGACCTGAGCGCCAACCCGTATCTGGCCGCCTTTCTGCGCGCCCATGAGGCCCAGGTCAACGTGGTAGCCGCGGCCGGCGACGGCGCGCGCTTCGCCTCGGCCGACGAGGCGGGGCAGATCGTGCTGTGGGACGCCGCCGACCTGTCGCCGCGGCCGTTGACCCCCGCCGCCGCCGCCGCCATCAACGCCGTCGGCGGCGTCAACGCCGTCGGCGGCGTCAACGCCCTGGCCTTCAGCGCCGCCGGCGACCTGTTGGCCGCCGGGGGCTGCGCCGCCGCGCCCGAGCCCGTCGCCTGCACCGAGGGCGAGGTGACGCTATGGGACACGGCCGGCGGCCAACGGCTGGCCGCCTGGCCGGGCCATGACGACCTCGTGGTGGGCGTGGCCTTCAATGCCGACGGGCGCTATCTGGCGTCCATCGGCGCGACGACCCTGATCGTCCGCGGGCTGCCCGACGGCAAACAGCTGTGGGCCTATACGATGGCAGAGGGCCACAGGCTGACCAGCCTGGCCTTCCACCCCACCGATCCCGACCGGCTGGTTTTCGGCGACGGCGCGGGCACGCTGCGGCTGGCCAACCTGGCGACGGGCACGGTCGAACTGGAATTCGCCGCCCATGCCGACACCCTGTCGGCCCTGGCCTTCAGCGACGACGGCCGGCGCCTGGCCTCCGGCGGACGAGACGGCAGTCTGGCCGTGTGGGACGCCGCCTCGTGGGAGCCGGTGGTCTCGTCCTTCGCCGGCCACGCCGGGCCCGTCCACGATCTGGCTTTCGACGCCGCCGGCCGCCTCTTTTCCACCGGCGGCGACGGCCGCATTGTCCAATGGGCGGCCGATGGGTCAACCGGCCGGCCGGCGGCCGAGTTGAGCCTGCCCGACCAGGGGGCTACCGGCTGGAGCATGGCCGTGGCCGACACGCCGCGCGGCCCGACGTTGCTGTCCATCGCCGATGAGGCCATCGTGGTGTGGGACTTGGCCGGCGACGCGGCCCGCGGTCGCCGCCTGTGGGGCCACGACGGCGGCGCGCTGGGGCTGGACTTCCACCCGGCCGACGGCCGCACCCTGGCCTCGGCCGGCGCAGATGGCACCATCCGCCTCTGGGACACATCGCTCGAATCGCCGGCATCCCCCCCGCCCAATGGATCGCCGGCGTCCCCGCCGGCCGATGGATCGCCGTCGTCCCCGCCGCCCAATGGATCGCCAGCGTCCCCGCCGGCCGATGGATCGCCGGCGTCCCCGCCGGCAACCCCTCTAGTGGGCCACGAAGGTTCCGTTCGCCGCGTCGTCTATCAACCCGGCGGCGACTTGCTGGCCTCGACCGGCCACGACGGCCGGGTGCTGCTGTGGGACATGGCCGCCGACCCGCCGGCGGCGGTGGAGCTGGGCCGCCACGACGCCCGCGCCCGCGCCCTGGCCTTCAGCCCCGACGGCGCGCGCCTGGCCTCGGCCGACGATCAGGGCCGCCTGCACATCTGGGACGTCGCCACCGGGGCGCTGGTCTTCAACATCGATGAGGCCCATAGCGGAGAGATATTCGACGTGGCCTATAGCCCCGACGGCCGGCTGCTGGCGACGGGTAGCTGGGACGACACGGTGCGCTTCTGGGACGCGGCCACGCTGGCCCCCCTGGGCGAGCCGCTGGCGGTCGGCCTGGAGGAGGTCTGGGACATCGCCTTCAGCCCCGACAGCCGGCTGTTGGCCGTGGCCGGCGCGCCGGAAACGGTGGTGCTGATCGACGTGGCCGGGCGGGTCGTCAGTGGCCCACTGCTGACCGGCCAGACGCCGCGGGTCAATGCGCTGGCCTTCACGCCCGACGGGACGCTGCTGGCGACGGCCGGCAAAGATGGCACCATCGCCTTGTGGGACGTGGCCGGGCGGCAAGGGGTGGGCCTGCCGCTGGACATCCATGAGACGGAGATCTATGCCCTGGCCTTCAGCCCCGACGGCCGCCGCCTGGCCTCGGCCGACCTGAACGGCCTGATTTTCCTGACCGTCATGGATCACCCGCAGCCGGCGGACTTGGCCTGCGCCATTGCCGGCCGCAACCTGACGCCCGAGGAGAAGGCCCAATACGTGGGGCCGAGCGCGTCGGACGAGGCGGCCTGCCCCTGA
- a CDS encoding AAA-like domain-containing protein: protein MIAQSLTSLTEDQWDELIHDAIKQWRKPDRLAASPLLGLRQVAARQAADKLTPAVALRAVIDEAVARLAPDTAAPPSLDNPEDPRWLDYNWRPYCILRGLTARHRSISTAALQDLVGLASAHYHREYGKARMILAEELRTLEGIPMTRDEIPWRLEYPSGGMRADDPFYIEREADDKLAFALRSEGQTITIRGPRQVGKTSLLARGIHNAQEISGARLVYLDFQGVGEEARGSLGDLARVLSAHIFDTLELDLTVWQNRWTTPFLPQDNLKWLIQYALRQIDQPLLLAMDEVDILQLTPFSKDFFSMLRSWHNLRASNVAWRKLTLMMAISTEPYLLIDKVGESPFNIGHLLYLHDFTYEQTAELNRRYGAPLNAAETAALHALLNGHPYLTRVALYTLVAGGLAWPQLLAAAVQDEGPFDQHLRWQLQRVDDDARLRAAIVEVLANRCCTDAKVGHHLLKAGLVAKVGDNYVCRCELYRQYFADRLHVSTR, encoded by the coding sequence ATGATCGCTCAATCGCTCACCAGTCTGACCGAAGATCAATGGGACGAGTTGATCCATGACGCCATCAAGCAGTGGCGCAAACCGGATCGACTGGCCGCCAGCCCGCTGCTGGGGCTGCGGCAGGTAGCGGCGCGTCAGGCGGCCGACAAGTTGACCCCGGCCGTCGCCTTGCGGGCCGTCATCGACGAGGCCGTGGCCCGCCTGGCTCCCGACACCGCCGCCCCGCCCTCGCTCGACAACCCCGAAGACCCGCGCTGGCTCGATTACAACTGGCGGCCGTACTGTATTTTGCGCGGCCTGACCGCCCGCCACCGCAGCATATCGACCGCCGCCCTACAGGATTTGGTGGGCCTCGCCAGCGCCCACTATCACCGCGAGTACGGGAAGGCCAGAATGATATTAGCCGAAGAGTTACGCACGCTGGAAGGAATCCCCATGACCCGCGACGAGATCCCCTGGCGGCTGGAGTATCCCAGCGGCGGGATGCGGGCCGACGACCCGTTCTACATCGAGCGCGAGGCGGACGACAAACTGGCCTTCGCACTGCGCAGCGAGGGGCAGACGATCACCATCCGCGGCCCGCGCCAGGTGGGCAAAACGTCGCTGCTGGCCCGCGGCATCCACAATGCCCAGGAGATTTCCGGCGCCCGGCTCGTCTATCTGGATTTCCAGGGCGTGGGCGAAGAGGCGCGCGGCTCGCTGGGCGATCTGGCGCGCGTCCTGTCGGCCCACATCTTCGACACCCTGGAGCTTGACCTGACCGTCTGGCAAAACCGATGGACGACGCCTTTTCTGCCGCAAGACAACTTGAAGTGGCTCATCCAATATGCCCTGCGCCAGATCGACCAGCCGCTCCTGCTGGCGATGGACGAGGTCGACATCCTGCAACTGACCCCCTTCTCCAAAGATTTCTTCAGTATGTTGCGCTCCTGGCACAACTTACGGGCCAGTAATGTCGCCTGGCGCAAGTTGACGCTGATGATGGCGATCTCCACCGAGCCGTATCTGCTGATCGACAAAGTGGGCGAATCCCCGTTCAATATCGGCCACCTGCTCTATCTGCATGATTTCACCTATGAGCAGACGGCCGAGTTGAACCGGCGCTACGGCGCGCCGCTGAACGCGGCCGAGACGGCGGCGCTCCATGCCCTGCTCAACGGCCACCCCTATCTGACCCGCGTGGCCCTCTACACGCTGGTCGCCGGCGGCCTGGCGTGGCCCCAGCTATTGGCCGCCGCGGTCCAGGACGAAGGCCCGTTCGATCAGCATTTGCGCTGGCAATTGCAGCGCGTCGACGACGACGCCCGCCTGCGGGCGGCCATCGTCGAGGTGCTGGCCAATCGCTGCTGCACCGACGCCAAAGTCGGCCATCACCTGTTAAAAGCTGGACTGGTGGCCAAAGTCGGTGATAATTACGTCTGTCGTTGCGAATTGTATCGCCAATACTTCGCCGACAGACTCCATGTCAGCACACGTTAG
- a CDS encoding FHA domain-containing protein, with amino-acid sequence MSFWYGWGAFLGVFLAAAAAIYIFFDSQAAAPGRATAPRILSIAGLALTIPSLFYRLTKMDGIDVMTPADFFAADSNFSLFLYLALAGVALALGALIYYLMSVRNSSSINVTVYPPPPPPPPPPPVEPVAPRPRPVAATLPMNQEPAPQAWLVVRAGPRVGQQLALGMSRPNVIGRDPNKADIVIDEESVSREHARVRFENGQFVIYDMASTGGTHVNGSNVQRQMLYDNDRINLGRVEMVFKKVA; translated from the coding sequence ATGAGTTTTTGGTACGGATGGGGCGCGTTCCTCGGCGTGTTTCTGGCCGCCGCCGCCGCCATCTACATTTTCTTCGATTCGCAGGCCGCCGCGCCCGGCCGGGCCACCGCGCCGCGCATCCTGAGCATCGCCGGGCTGGCCCTGACGATACCCAGCCTCTTTTACCGGCTGACGAAGATGGATGGCATCGACGTGATGACGCCGGCCGACTTTTTCGCCGCCGACAGCAACTTCTCGTTGTTCCTCTATCTGGCGCTGGCCGGGGTGGCGCTGGCCCTGGGCGCGCTGATCTATTACTTGATGAGCGTGCGCAACTCAAGCTCAATTAATGTGACGGTCTACCCGCCGCCGCCCCCGCCGCCGCCGCCGCCGCCGGTGGAACCGGTGGCCCCCCGGCCGCGCCCGGTCGCGGCGACGCTGCCCATGAATCAGGAACCGGCCCCGCAGGCTTGGCTGGTGGTGCGCGCCGGGCCGCGGGTGGGCCAGCAGTTGGCCCTGGGCATGTCGCGCCCCAACGTCATCGGCCGCGACCCCAACAAGGCCGACATCGTCATCGACGAGGAATCCGTCAGCCGTGAACATGCCCGCGTGCGCTTCGAGAACGGCCAGTTTGTCATCTACGACATGGCCAGCACCGGCGGCACCCACGTCAACGGCAGCAACGTGCAGCGCCAAATGCTGTATGACAACGACCGCATCAATCTCGGCCGCGTCGAGATGGTCTTCAAGAAGGTAGCTTGA
- a CDS encoding MIT C-terminal domain-containing protein: protein MTAHNISETYQFGPIFRRLLGRREPARRAVQPLAQLHREFQPGQRGICYDDLFGPYLAGARRIVITDPFIQSFYQTRNLMELLETIVRHKTAKQTVSLHLITERSEPEEFARKQASFLDDIAAVAPAAGISFSWETNPDLHDRSILTDNGWKIVLGRGLDIFERYDMHNAFDFQNRLQICRAVKGFSITVIQLL from the coding sequence ATGACTGCTCATAATATAAGCGAAACATACCAGTTCGGGCCAATCTTCCGGCGACTGCTGGGCCGCCGAGAGCCGGCGCGGCGGGCCGTCCAACCGCTGGCCCAACTGCACCGTGAATTCCAACCCGGCCAGCGCGGCATCTGCTACGATGACCTCTTCGGCCCCTATCTGGCCGGCGCGCGGCGGATCGTGATCACCGACCCGTTCATCCAGAGCTTCTACCAGACGCGCAATCTGATGGAACTGCTGGAGACCATCGTCCGCCACAAGACCGCCAAACAGACGGTGTCGTTGCACCTGATCACCGAGCGCAGCGAGCCGGAGGAATTCGCCCGCAAACAGGCGAGCTTCCTGGACGACATCGCCGCCGTCGCGCCGGCGGCCGGCATCAGCTTTAGCTGGGAAACAAACCCCGACCTGCACGACCGTTCCATCCTCACCGACAACGGCTGGAAGATCGTCCTGGGCCGTGGGCTGGACATCTTCGAGCGCTACGATATGCACAACGCCTTCGATTTCCAGAACCGGCTGCAAATATGCCGCGCCGTGAAGGGCTTCTCGATCACGGTCATCCAGTTGCTTTGA
- a CDS encoding protein kinase domain-containing protein, with protein sequence MDTTLGLLLLLGLLAGVVWLMWRRRGAGSGRLTRVQPQPSGRQLVCLQGPLASQSFAFTRNDLTIGRERDNDVVIDSLTVSRHHARLVAGPQGITLSDPGSTNGTWVAGRRVTAYALDENDTFQIGPCVFSVLVPGRAVALPSVAPIAQVVSSVSAEMARSVEISAYQQEELLGEGGAAYVYKLRNRNTGELAALKVLKDKADPYFKERFTGEGQIGLQLDHPHIVTVYNTGEYNGIRYILMEYLPGQSLRERLPGPLDVGQAVNIFGQISEALDYAHSRGVYHRDIKPENILFTDRGVAKLGDFGIARLTGMKRITREGMFIGTPEYMSADQARGQDPDGKSDQYSLGVVLYEMLTGRQPFYAADPLVIVEKHLSEAPESPRRYNTAIPAKTETAILRMLSKDRSRRYNSLTEAAAALGYRTTMAAGPSRPVKQAAKPSGAWRSGPAGPGPRLVNVVTGQIWPLNGPVIVLGRAQIDDPLVSRHHAEIHQNGASYVIVDVGSKNGTYVNDQPIAAPLVLQPGARISLGQTRFVLQFLVDEAPPNGRRLG encoded by the coding sequence ATGGATACGACGCTTGGTTTACTATTGCTATTGGGCTTGTTGGCCGGGGTGGTCTGGCTGATGTGGCGGCGCAGGGGAGCGGGCAGCGGCCGGCTGACCAGAGTGCAACCCCAGCCGTCGGGCCGGCAACTGGTGTGCCTGCAAGGGCCGCTGGCCTCGCAGAGCTTCGCCTTCACTCGCAACGATCTGACCATCGGCCGCGAGCGGGATAACGACGTGGTCATCGACAGCCTGACCGTCTCGCGCCACCATGCCCGCCTCGTCGCCGGCCCCCAGGGCATCACCCTGAGCGACCCCGGCAGCACCAACGGCACGTGGGTGGCCGGGCGGCGCGTCACGGCCTACGCCCTGGACGAAAACGACACGTTCCAGATCGGCCCGTGCGTCTTCAGTGTGTTGGTTCCCGGCCGGGCCGTGGCCTTGCCGTCGGTGGCGCCCATCGCCCAGGTCGTCTCGTCCGTCTCGGCCGAGATGGCCCGCAGCGTGGAGATCAGCGCCTACCAGCAGGAGGAGTTGCTGGGCGAGGGCGGCGCGGCCTACGTCTACAAGCTGCGCAACCGCAATACCGGCGAGCTGGCCGCGCTGAAGGTGCTCAAGGACAAGGCCGACCCCTATTTCAAGGAGCGTTTCACCGGCGAGGGGCAAATCGGGCTGCAACTGGATCATCCCCACATCGTCACCGTCTACAATACCGGCGAATACAACGGCATCCGCTACATCCTGATGGAGTATCTGCCCGGCCAGTCGCTGCGCGAGCGGCTGCCCGGCCCGCTCGACGTGGGCCAGGCGGTCAACATCTTCGGCCAGATTTCCGAGGCCCTCGACTATGCCCACAGCCGCGGCGTCTACCATCGCGACATCAAGCCCGAAAATATCCTGTTCACCGACCGGGGCGTTGCCAAACTGGGCGACTTCGGCATCGCTCGCCTGACGGGCATGAAGCGCATCACCCGCGAGGGCATGTTCATCGGCACGCCGGAATATATGTCGGCCGACCAGGCCCGCGGCCAGGACCCCGACGGCAAGAGCGACCAGTATTCGCTGGGCGTCGTCCTCTACGAGATGCTCACCGGGCGGCAGCCGTTCTACGCCGCCGACCCGCTGGTCATCGTCGAGAAGCATCTGTCCGAGGCCCCCGAATCGCCGCGCCGCTACAACACCGCCATCCCGGCCAAAACCGAGACGGCCATCCTGCGCATGCTCAGCAAGGATCGCAGCCGGCGCTATAACAGCCTGACCGAGGCGGCGGCGGCCCTGGGCTACCGCACGACGATGGCCGCCGGGCCGTCGCGGCCGGTCAAGCAGGCCGCCAAGCCGAGCGGCGCGTGGCGGTCGGGGCCGGCCGGGCCGGGGCCGCGGCTGGTCAACGTGGTCACCGGCCAGATCTGGCCGCTGAACGGGCCGGTGATTGTCCTGGGCCGGGCGCAGATCGACGACCCGCTCGTCTCCCGCCACCATGCCGAGATCCATCAGAACGGCGCCAGTTACGTCATCGTCGATGTTGGCTCGAAGAACGGCACCTACGTCAACGACCAGCCCATCGCCGCACCCCTTGTGCTTCAGCCGGGGGCCAGGATTAGCCTGGGCCAAACCCGGTTTGTGTTGCAGTTTCTTGTCGATGAGGCGCCGCCCAACGGCCGGCGTCTCGGCTAA
- a CDS encoding SH3 domain-containing protein: MRRITRRWIGLALVGWIAACSPRPSAPAAVGSPVPPDATPAADPALQATPVSLATSTAAPSAPAGLATSTLAAISADAPRARPLLEGINVRGGPGIDYEVIAMLRAGETAAVLGRTLAGDWYAVQTDAGLSGWVAANVVELLGVDPATIAVVANIPALPTAPATAAPLATLPPPATDPPADDQPPPAPPTQTLTPNPLPTDAPTDAPPPTVEVPPTVNPYP, from the coding sequence ATGAGACGGATCACGCGCCGCTGGATAGGATTGGCCCTGGTTGGATGGATCGCCGCCTGTTCGCCTCGCCCCAGCGCGCCGGCGGCCGTGGGCAGCCCCGTCCCCCCCGACGCAACGCCCGCCGCCGACCCGGCCCTGCAAGCAACCCCGGTATCGTTGGCGACATCGACGGCCGCCCCCAGCGCGCCGGCCGGCCTGGCGACCTCTACCCTGGCCGCAATTTCGGCCGACGCGCCGCGAGCGCGCCCCTTGCTGGAGGGAATCAACGTGCGCGGCGGGCCGGGCATCGACTATGAGGTCATCGCCATGCTGCGCGCCGGCGAGACGGCGGCCGTGCTGGGCCGCACCCTGGCCGGCGACTGGTACGCCGTGCAGACGGACGCCGGGCTAAGCGGCTGGGTGGCGGCCAACGTGGTCGAACTACTGGGCGTTGACCCGGCGACCATCGCCGTGGTGGCCAATATCCCCGCCCTGCCGACCGCGCCGGCGACGGCCGCGCCCCTCGCCACGCTGCCCCCGCCCGCCACCGACCCGCCGGCCGACGACCAGCCCCCCCCGGCCCCACCCACGCAGACGTTGACGCCGAATCCGCTGCCGACTGACGCGCCAACTGATGCGCCGCCGCCGACTGTGGAGGTGCCGCCGACTGTGAATCCCTATCCGTAA
- a CDS encoding FHA domain-containing protein — protein sequence MTNQSDRPTELYDPNVHGAGARGGRRKTEVLEPKGPRIIAMLVGVEGAPGVAGHIFRLSTVAGTSIGRDYENDIVLDEPAVSGQHAKVKLDEVEKGRLQFFIQDLASENGTVVNGQKIIKHYLTENDRITLGRATLVFKIIDDTPGA from the coding sequence ATGACCAACCAATCCGACAGACCGACTGAACTCTATGACCCCAACGTACACGGGGCCGGCGCCCGCGGTGGGCGGCGCAAGACGGAAGTGCTGGAGCCGAAAGGGCCGCGTATCATCGCCATGCTCGTCGGCGTGGAAGGCGCGCCGGGTGTGGCCGGCCACATCTTCCGCCTCAGCACCGTCGCCGGCACCAGCATCGGCCGCGACTACGAGAACGACATCGTCCTTGACGAGCCGGCCGTCAGCGGCCAGCACGCCAAGGTGAAGCTGGACGAGGTCGAGAAGGGACGGCTGCAATTCTTCATCCAGGACCTGGCCAGCGAGAACGGCACGGTCGTCAACGGGCAGAAGATCATCAAGCATTATCTGACCGAGAACGACCGCATCACGCTGGGGCGGGCCACGCTGGTCTTCAAGATCATCGACGACACACCCGGCGCGTAG